From Catharus ustulatus isolate bCatUst1 chromosome 6, bCatUst1.pri.v2, whole genome shotgun sequence, a single genomic window includes:
- the NR1H3 gene encoding oxysterols receptor LXR-alpha, which translates to MGPTQLSTQDHGKRVASVFEMEEEGLPLFPGSENPPEHAENPPLKRKKGPAPKMLGNEVCSVCGDKASGFHYNVLSCEGCKGFFRRSVIKGAQYVCKNGGKCEMDMYMRRKCQECRLRKCQEAGMREQYVLSEEQIRLKKLKKQEDDQARTVVVRPNPPNPPSPSHKLTPEQLSMIKKLVAAQQQCNQRSFTDRLKVTPWPQIPDPNNREARQQRFAHFTELAIISVQEIVDFAKQLPGFLELTREDQIALLKTSTIEVMLLETSRRYNPEIESITFLKDLSYNRDDFAKAGLQFEFINPIFEFSKGMNELQLNDAEYALLIAINIFSADRPNVQDQSLVERLQHTYVEALHSYICINRPNDRLMFPRMLMKLVSLRTLSSVHSEQVFALRLQDKKLPPLLSEIWDVHE; encoded by the exons AAAATCCCCCCTTGAAGCGGAAGAAGGGCCCAGCCCCTAAGATGCTGGGAAATGAAGTGTGCAGCGTGTGCGGGGACAAGGCCTCCGGCTTCCACTACAACGTGCTGAGCTGCGAGGGCTGCAAGGGCTTCTTCCGCCGCAGCGTCATCAAGGGCGCGCAGTACGTCTGCAAGAACGGTGGCAAGTGCGAGATGGACATGTACATGCGCCGCAAGTGCCAGGAGTGCCGGCTGCGCAAGTGCCAGGAGGCCGGCATGCGCGAGCAGT ATGTTCTGTCTGAAGAACAGATCCGACTGAAGAAACTGAAGAAGCAGGAAGACGATCAGGCTCGGACAGTTGTGGTGCGTCCAAACCCTCCGAATCCGCCAAGCCCTTCCCACAAGCTGACGCCGGAACAGCTGAGCATGATAAAGAAGCTTGTGGCCGCTCAGCAGCAGTGCAACCAGCGTTCCTTCACTGACAGGCTCAAAGTGACG CCATGGCCCCAGATTCCTGATCCGAATAACCGTGAAGCAAGGCAGCAGCGTTTTGCACACTTCACAGAACTTGCAATTATCTCAGTGCAAGAGATCGTGGACTTTGCCAAGCAATTACCTGGCTTCCTGGAGCTTACCAGGGAAGATCAGATCGCTTTACTGAAGACATCTACCATAGAG GTGATGTTGCTGGAGACCTCGCGGCGCTACAATCCAGAGATTGAGAGCATCACCTTTCTTAAGGACCTGAGCTATAATCGGGATGACTTCGCCAAAGCAG GTCTGCAGTTTGAGTTCATTAACCCCATCTTTGAGTTCTCAAAGGGAATGAATGAGTTACAGCTTAATGATGCTGAATATGCACTTTTAATTGCCATCAACATTTTCTCTGCAG ACCGACCGAATGTGCAGGACCAGTCCCTGgtggagaggctgcagcacacCTATGTGGAAGCACTTCATTCTTACATTTGCATCAACAGACCAAAT GACCGCTTGATGTTTCCACGGATGTTAATGAAGCTGGTCAGTCTTCGGACACTGAGCAGTGTCCACTCTGAACAGGTGTTTGCCCTTCGGCTGCAGGACAAGAAACTCCCACCCCTGCTCTCAGAAATCTGGGATGTGCATGAGTGA